A window of Notolabrus celidotus isolate fNotCel1 chromosome 11, fNotCel1.pri, whole genome shotgun sequence contains these coding sequences:
- the LOC117820895 gene encoding LOW QUALITY PROTEIN: 14-3-3 protein beta/alpha-1-like (The sequence of the model RefSeq protein was modified relative to this genomic sequence to represent the inferred CDS: inserted 1 base in 1 codon): MCMVDPLAKGPKRLVQKAKLAEQAERYDDMATAMKAVTEQGSELSNEERNLLSVAYKNVVGARRSSWRVISSIEQKTEGNDKKQQMAREYREKIESELQDICKDVLGLLDKYLITNASAAESKVFYLKMKGDYYRYLSEVASGDEKKDTVDHSQEAYXAAFDISKGEMQPTHPIRLGLALNFSVFYYEILNNPDKACSLAKTAFDEAIAELDTLNEDSYKDSTLIMQLLRDNLTLWTSENQADEGETGDGKTKGIALLIHLHSYLKHRQLIYIPLHSISSSHFCRQAA; the protein is encoded by the exons ATGTGTATGGTTGACCCACTTGCCAAGGGGCCCA AACGCCTGGTACAGAAGGCCAAGCTCGCTGAGCAGGCTGAGCGTTATGATGACATGGCTACGGCTATGAAGGCAGTGACAGAGCAAGGTTCGGAGCTGTCAAATGAGGAGCGCAACCTTCTCTCCGTTGCCTACAAGAATGTGGTGGGAGCACGCCGCTCATCCTGGCGCGTCATCTCCAGCATCGAGCAGAAGACTGAGGGCAATGACAAAAAACAGCAGATGGCACGTGAATACCGGGAGAAGATTGAGTCTGAACTGCAGGATATCTGCAAGGATGTGCTT gggcTGCTGGACAAGTATCTCATTACCAATGCATCTGCTGCTGAAAGCAAGGTGTTCTATCTGAAAATGAAAGGAGACTATTATAGATACCTGTCTGAGGTTGCATCTGGAGATGAAAAGAAGG ACACAGTGGATCACTCCCAGGAAGCGT CAGCAGCTTTTGACATTAGCAAGGGGGAGATGCAGCCCACACACCCCATCCGGCTGGGCCTGGCCCTCAACTTCTCCGTCTTCTACTATGAAATCCTCAACAACCCGGACAAGGCGTGCAGCCTGGCAAAGACG GCATTTGATGAAGCCATCGCTGAGCTCGACACCTTGAACGAGGATTCGTACAAAGACAGCACGCTGATCATGCAGCTACTAAGGGACAACCTGACT cTGTGGACATCAGAAAACCAGGCAGATGAGGGAGAGACTGGAGACGGGAAAACTAAAGGAATTGCACTGTTAATCCACCTACACTCTTAtcttaaacacagacagcttATATACATCCCCCTCCACTCCATCAGCTCCTCCCACTTCTGTAGACAAGCAGCCTGA